Below is a window of Candidatus Eremiobacteraceae bacterium DNA.
GAGAGCTGCAGGCGGCCGTATTCGAACAGGATGCGCGGATCATCGGGCGCGATCGCCAGCGCCTGTTCGTACTCCGCAGCGGACTGCGCGTAATGCTTCTGGGTCTGGTCGTACTCGGCTTGCAGGACGTACGGCTCGGTCGCCTTGGGGTGATCTTTCTCAGCCGTCGCGAACGATGCGCGCGCCTGGTCGAGCATGTTCTTCGAGAGATACATCTCGGCCAGATCGTCTTCGGGCTCGACCGCGGTCGGGTTCAGCTTGATGAGCTGCGTCAGGATCGCTGCCGCGCCGGCGATGTCGTTCTTCAGCCCCAAGGCCTCGGCTTTGGAATGCAACGCGTCGACGTTCTTCGGGTCGGTCTGGAGCACGATATCGAACTGCGCGATGGCAAGATCTGGATCGGGTTTCTTGTCGGCCAGATAGGATCGCCCGAGCACGAGGTGCTCGTGCGGATCTTTGGGGTCGATCGCCATGGCCTTCATGACGTTGACGCGGCCGGCGTCGTAGTCGCCCTTGTCGAGCTGCACCGTACCGAGCGCGAGATAGCCGAACGCCTCATTCGGATGCAAGGCCACGGCGCGGTTGGCGACCCTCATCGCGTCATCGATCCGGCCGACCGAGAGATACGCGTCCGTGAGACTGGAGAGAACGGCCTCGTTGCCGGGATCGGCGAGCTCCGCCTTCTCGAACGCGGTCACGGCGTCGGCCATGTCGTTGAGCTGGCGGTTCGCCACACCGATGAAGAACCAGAGCTGCGCGTCGTTGGCTCCTAAGCGCGCTGCGTCCTCAAGCTGATCGCGGCCGTCCCTCGGCTGGCCTTGGTCGATGAGCAGCACGCCCAGCTCCTCGTGGGCGTCTTTGTCGTTCGGATTGTCCTTGATCGTCTGCTGCAGCGTCTTGATGCGATCGAGCGGGTTTTCGGTCGGCGACGCCGAGGGCACCGGGCTCGAAGCCGCCGGCTTGCCCTTGGCCAGCGCGCTCGGCGCTTGCGAAAAGGCGGCGATGCTGCACGCGAGCAGGCACAGGATGATGAAGATACGGCGCAATGCGACTCCTATGGTATCAACGCTAGGCGTTGGCGCGGCGTTCCTTGACCAGCTTGGTCAGTTCAGGAACGATCTGGAACAGATCGCCGACCACCCCGAGGTCGGAAAATTCGAAGATCGGCGCGTTGGGGTCTTTGTTGATCGCGACGATGGTGCCCGCCGACCGCATGCCGACCTTGTGCTGGATCGCGCCCGAGATCCCCACCGCGATGTAGAGCTGAGGCGAGACGGTCTTGCCGGTCTGGCCGACCTGGTGCGAATGCGCGATCCACCCCGCGTCCACGGCCGCGCGCGACGCGCCGACCGCTCCGCCCAGCGCATCCGCAAGCGCTTCGATGATGTCGAAGTGTTCGGGACCGCCCAGTCCTCGGCCCCCTGAGACGACGATGCTCGCCTCTTCGACGCCGAGCTTGCCAGCCTCTTGCGAGACCTTCTCCTCGACTTTCGCCGCGTACGTCTTCCCAGCCGGGCTGGCAAACTGTTTGACCTCACCCTTGCCGGCTTCTTGCCGCGCGATGAAGCTGTTCGCACGGCAGGTGATGACGCCATACTCCGAGTTCTTGAAGCCGATCGTCGCGATGACCGACCCGCCGAACTTCGGCGACTGGACGCTCACCGCGCCGGCCTTCACCGCGATGTCGGTCGCGTCGGTGATGACCCCGGCGGACAGTCGCACGCCGATGCGCGCGGCGATGTCTTTGCCGAGATTGGTCAGCGGGAACAGCGCCAGCGTGGGGCCGAGCTCGCGCAGCAGCGCCTCGACCGCGTCCACGGCCGGATCGCTGAGGAAGCTGTCGAGCTGATTATCCTCGCCGACGTAGATCGCGTCGATGGGCGTGGATTTGAGCAGTTCCGCGGCCTTGCCGGCGCCCGCACCGAGGACGACGGCCGCCGACGGCACGCCGAGCTCTTTGGCGACGTCGGCGCCGCGCGTGCACATCTCAAGGCCGATGCGCCGGATGGCGCCATCTTCATGTTCGACGAATACGAGCACGGCTTTCATCGGCGTTCAGATGACTTTCTTCGCGATGAGGAAATCGAGGATCTGCTTGGCGCCCTCTTTTGGATCCGAGGCGGTGATGACGGCGCCCTTTTGGCGCGCTCCGACGGGCGCGAACGCTTCGACCGCC
It encodes the following:
- a CDS encoding electron transfer flavoprotein subunit alpha/FixB family protein, with amino-acid sequence MKAVLVFVEHEDGAIRRIGLEMCTRGADVAKELGVPSAAVVLGAGAGKAAELLKSTPIDAIYVGEDNQLDSFLSDPAVDAVEALLRELGPTLALFPLTNLGKDIAARIGVRLSAGVITDATDIAVKAGAVSVQSPKFGGSVIATIGFKNSEYGVITCRANSFIARQEAGKGEVKQFASPAGKTYAAKVEEKVSQEAGKLGVEEASIVVSGGRGLGGPEHFDIIEALADALGGAVGASRAAVDAGWIAHSHQVGQTGKTVSPQLYIAVGISGAIQHKVGMRSAGTIVAINKDPNAPIFEFSDLGVVGDLFQIVPELTKLVKERRANA
- a CDS encoding tetratricopeptide repeat protein; translated protein: MRRIFIILCLLACSIAAFSQAPSALAKGKPAASSPVPSASPTENPLDRIKTLQQTIKDNPNDKDAHEELGVLLIDQGQPRDGRDQLEDAARLGANDAQLWFFIGVANRQLNDMADAVTAFEKAELADPGNEAVLSSLTDAYLSVGRIDDAMRVANRAVALHPNEAFGYLALGTVQLDKGDYDAGRVNVMKAMAIDPKDPHEHLVLGRSYLADKKPDPDLAIAQFDIVLQTDPKNVDALHSKAEALGLKNDIAGAAAILTQLIKLNPTAVEPEDDLAEMYLSKNMLDQARASFATAEKDHPKATEPYVLQAEYDQTQKHYAQSAAEYEQALAIAPDDPRILFEYGRLQLSNLKNPQKALDQFDKILAKDPNNPDALFFAGEAYGSMGKWIQARDDFQKTFEITHSATALFNLAVVLYTLKDYRSARDAFAAIATHQDPKHPDAQVWFFLGDANRMLGDKPDAIAAYKNVLAIQPTGDIAAKAHTYIKQLSQ